From a single Micromonospora sp. WMMD1102 genomic region:
- a CDS encoding LLM class flavin-dependent oxidoreductase, producing MVARFGWFLGHEEWQPESLVTQARRAEQAGFDAVLVSDHLQPWVDDAGSAGHGWATLGAIAAATRRATLVSAVACPLFRQHPVLVAQAAATLDRLSGGRFALGVGTGEGINEAPLGRFPAYPERLARMTEAIGLLRPLLAGETVRRPDASYYPVPSFRLHSPPLTGVPVYLAAAGPRSAATAGRLADGVVSSVKDPERTGREVVDVARAAAGAAGRTPPRVVLSTFVVLADSDDDALRALRPWRGLRTPGRLSASSPEQLRQRADRMGRDAILASYRRVGEPRQLLDFCQLLLDRLRPDVLALQVAAPDGGAAPERFAGLVERLRQRL from the coding sequence ATGGTGGCCCGGTTCGGCTGGTTTCTCGGCCACGAGGAGTGGCAGCCCGAGTCGCTGGTGACCCAGGCCCGGCGGGCCGAACAGGCGGGCTTCGACGCCGTGCTCGTCTCCGACCATCTCCAGCCCTGGGTGGACGACGCCGGGTCGGCCGGGCACGGCTGGGCCACCCTGGGCGCGATCGCCGCGGCGACCCGGCGGGCCACCCTGGTCTCGGCGGTCGCCTGCCCGCTGTTCCGTCAGCATCCGGTGCTGGTGGCCCAGGCCGCCGCCACGCTCGACCGGCTCTCCGGCGGCCGGTTCGCCCTCGGGGTCGGCACCGGGGAGGGGATCAACGAGGCGCCGCTCGGCCGGTTCCCGGCGTACCCGGAGCGGCTGGCCCGGATGACCGAGGCAATCGGACTGCTCCGGCCGCTGCTGGCCGGCGAGACCGTCCGGCGGCCGGACGCGTCGTATTATCCCGTCCCGTCGTTCCGGCTGCACAGTCCGCCGCTGACCGGGGTGCCGGTATACCTGGCGGCGGCCGGTCCCCGCTCGGCGGCGACCGCCGGGCGGCTCGCCGACGGGGTGGTCAGCTCGGTCAAGGACCCCGAACGCACCGGACGGGAGGTGGTGGACGTGGCACGGGCGGCGGCCGGCGCGGCGGGACGTACGCCACCGCGGGTGGTGCTGAGCACCTTCGTCGTACTCGCCGACAGCGACGACGACGCGCTCCGGGCACTCCGCCCCTGGCGCGGGCTGCGTACTCCGGGCCGGCTGTCGGCGTCCAGCCCCGAGCAGCTTCGCCAGCGAGCCGACCGGATGGGCCGGGATGCGATCCTGGCCAGCTATCGGCGCGTCGGCGAGCCCCGGCAACTCCTCGATTTCTGCCAACTGCTGCTCGACCGGCTCCGCCCGGACGTGCTGGCCCTACAGGTGGCCGCGCCGGACGGCGGCGCCGCGCCGGAGCGCTTCGCCGGCCTTGTCGAGCGGCTGCGACAGCGGCTCTGA
- a CDS encoding GntR family transcriptional regulator: protein MFVFRLDTHSGVPPYLQLVQQVRQAVLLGFLQPGDRLPLIREVVEDLAINPNTVAKAYRQMEQENLVTGRPGQGTFVNEQQSAVMSASTYTSLRRGLATWLRRAYAAGLDEQAVDALFTSVHQQTRNEEVA, encoded by the coding sequence GTGTTCGTCTTCCGGCTCGACACCCACTCCGGCGTGCCGCCGTACCTGCAACTCGTCCAGCAGGTCCGCCAGGCGGTGCTGCTGGGCTTTCTCCAACCCGGTGACCGCCTCCCGCTCATCCGCGAGGTGGTCGAGGACCTGGCGATCAATCCGAACACCGTCGCCAAGGCGTACCGGCAGATGGAGCAGGAGAACCTGGTCACCGGCCGGCCCGGCCAGGGCACGTTCGTCAACGAACAGCAGTCGGCCGTGATGTCCGCATCGACGTACACGTCGCTGCGTCGCGGCCTGGCGACCTGGCTGCGCCGCGCCTACGCGGCCGGCCTCGACGAGCAGGCGGTCGACGCGCTTTTCACCTCCGTCCACCAGCAGACGAGGAACGAGGAAGTGGCGTGA
- a CDS encoding ABC transporter permease subunit yields the protein MTWLIWRQHRTEVCVLGLLLGMFGVALLVLGTQAHDLFPGGPARCAGEAGVDDACAASFRRLDEEYGYVENLLAGFYLVPVAIGAFLGAPLLARELEGGTWQLAWTQAVPRLRWLAAKLVALAGVTVVLTGMFTAVLTWFRQPFDAWEGRFQYDAFDVEGLVPVAYALFAFGVATAAGAILRRSLPAFGVAFGAFLAARMSVALLARPAYATPLTTMEPVSVDGAKDQAGHRPVPGNASWVIEHGYADATGRRLSRTEYYELEGAANQAGTNLNQFLHARGIQQFEVYHPADRFWTFQLIEAALFVAVAAVLIGVVVWRVRRRMI from the coding sequence ATGACGTGGTTGATCTGGCGCCAGCACCGGACCGAGGTCTGCGTCCTGGGTCTGCTCCTCGGCATGTTCGGCGTCGCCCTGCTCGTGCTCGGGACGCAGGCCCACGACCTGTTCCCCGGCGGTCCCGCCCGGTGTGCCGGAGAGGCCGGTGTCGACGACGCCTGCGCGGCCTCCTTCCGCCGGCTCGACGAGGAGTACGGGTACGTCGAGAACCTCCTGGCGGGCTTCTACCTGGTCCCCGTTGCCATCGGTGCGTTCCTCGGTGCGCCGCTGCTCGCCCGCGAACTGGAGGGCGGCACCTGGCAGCTCGCCTGGACCCAGGCCGTGCCGCGGCTGCGCTGGCTGGCGGCCAAGCTCGTGGCACTGGCCGGCGTCACCGTCGTGCTCACCGGGATGTTCACCGCGGTACTCACCTGGTTCCGTCAGCCATTCGACGCGTGGGAAGGGCGGTTCCAGTACGACGCCTTCGACGTGGAGGGACTTGTTCCGGTGGCGTACGCGCTGTTCGCGTTCGGCGTCGCCACCGCCGCCGGGGCGATCCTGCGGCGCAGCCTGCCCGCGTTCGGCGTCGCGTTCGGGGCGTTCCTCGCCGCCCGGATGTCGGTGGCGCTGTTGGCCCGTCCCGCGTACGCCACCCCGCTCACCACCATGGAGCCGGTCTCCGTCGACGGCGCGAAGGACCAGGCGGGGCACCGGCCCGTGCCCGGCAACGCATCCTGGGTAATCGAACACGGCTATGCGGACGCCACCGGGCGCAGGCTGAGCCGGACCGAGTACTACGAGCTGGAGGGCGCCGCCAACCAGGCCGGCACCAACCTCAACCAGTTCTTGCACGCGCGGGGCATCCAGCAGTTCGAGGTCTACCACCCGGCCGACCGGTTCTGGACCTTCCAGCTCATCGAGGCGGCCCTGTTCGTCGCCGTCGCGGCGGTCCTGATCGGTGTGGTGGTGTGGCGGGTCCGGCGCCGTATGATCTAG
- a CDS encoding ABC transporter ATP-binding protein, with translation MTATEFALRTDAVGKRYRKGWALRDCTLALPAGGVIALVGPNGAGKTTLLRLVVGLLAPSAGTVEVLGHDVTASTSQTLSRVGFLAQDHPLYKGFTVAEMLRFGRACNLRFDQGLAERRLAKLGIPLDRRTGTLSGGQQAQVALALALAKRPDLLVLDEPVASLDPLARHEFLQVLMGAVAEGGVTVLFSSHVVHELERVCDHLVVLNHGRVTLTGDIATLLAEHRLLVGPRTATDLDRADTVVQAVHSDRHTTLLVRDGAIPAAPGWQAQPVALEDLVLAYLRRPSESSAEVTSRVPA, from the coding sequence GTGACAGCGACCGAGTTCGCACTGCGCACCGACGCTGTGGGTAAGCGGTACCGGAAGGGCTGGGCGCTGCGCGACTGCACCCTGGCCCTGCCGGCGGGCGGCGTGATCGCCCTGGTCGGGCCGAACGGCGCGGGCAAGACGACGCTGCTGCGTCTGGTCGTCGGGTTGCTGGCCCCGAGCGCCGGCACGGTGGAGGTCCTCGGCCACGACGTCACCGCCAGCACCTCGCAAACGCTGTCCCGGGTCGGGTTCCTCGCCCAGGACCACCCGCTGTACAAGGGCTTCACCGTCGCCGAGATGCTCCGCTTCGGCCGGGCCTGCAACCTGCGGTTCGACCAGGGGCTGGCCGAGCGCCGGCTGGCGAAGCTGGGCATCCCGCTCGACCGCAGGACCGGTACGCTCTCCGGCGGTCAGCAGGCCCAGGTCGCGCTGGCTCTGGCCCTGGCGAAGCGGCCGGACCTGCTCGTCCTCGACGAGCCGGTGGCCAGCCTCGACCCGCTGGCCCGGCACGAGTTCCTACAGGTCCTGATGGGCGCGGTGGCCGAAGGCGGGGTGACCGTCCTGTTCTCCTCCCACGTCGTGCACGAGCTGGAGCGCGTCTGCGACCACCTGGTCGTGCTCAACCACGGCCGGGTCACGCTCACCGGTGACATCGCCACCCTCCTCGCCGAGCACCGGCTGCTCGTCGGCCCGCGTACGGCCACCGACCTCGACCGGGCCGACACCGTCGTGCAGGCCGTGCACAGCGACCGGCACACGACCCTGCTGGTACGCGACGGCGCGATCCCGGCCGCGCCCGGATGGCAGGCCCAGCCGGTTGCGCTGGAGGACCTGGTGCTGGCCTACCTGCGCCGGCCGTCCGAGTCGAGCGCCGAGGTCACGTCGCGGGTGCCGGCATGA